Proteins encoded together in one Marinobacter sp. Arc7-DN-1 window:
- the nuoG gene encoding NADH-quinone oxidoreductase subunit NuoG, producing the protein MATIHVDGKTYEVNGAHNLLQACLSLGLDIPYFCWHPAMGSVGACRQCAVRQYKDKDDNKGVLVMSCMTPAADQTRIDIDDEEARAFRASVVEWLMINHPHDCPVCEEGGHCHLQDMTVMTGHDRRRYRFNKRTRRNQYLGPFIAHEMNRCITCYRCVRFYNDYAGGTDLGAFGARDNIYFGRYAEGTLESPFSGNLTEVCPTGVFTDQSHSDHYTRKWDLQYAPGICHQCAVGCNISPGERYGEIRRIENRYHGEVNSHFLCDRGRFGYGYVNRADRPRVPEWTERPGQEAVTLGVDPALERITGALRQARRIIGIGSPRASLESNHQLLAMVGPENFSTGIESREQACLAIMNRLQETSGLPTPTPREIERHDAILVLGEDPVQSAARLGLNLRQAVLSRREELAEQIGVPAWNAEAVKTLGQDRYHPLHIVWPAPTELDSVAVARHALAPDDIARLGFAVAHAIDPAAPPVDGLDPASQERAGEIAVSLLKAARPLVVSGGSLASEAILEAAGAVARALSRRAAQGGLVLIRREANSTGLSLMGGQTLDWALDELSEGRADAVVVLENDLYQRLPADRVEQALARANTRVVLDHQRTRTAEGADFILPAASFAEGSGTLVNLEGRAQRFFRVFEPAYLRPETRIHESWRWLHTLAAGLRGEAPGDISLDLATRACAGAHPGLAGIVDAAPGPDYRIEGLRLAREPQRYSGRTAMRANLDVNEPRPPQDTDTPFAYSMEGYSGFDRPRQQIPFAWAPGWNSPQAWNKFTDEVGGHLRGGDPGVRLIRPQPGHREYPDPVFDDGATDSNGLRALVLPRVFGGEETSARAEPVRQRMTAPVVILARPDAEALGVRDGDSLTLLGVREGDSLMLFGGPAITVSEQEDWPPGWAGLPAGLLPGLGQGATLTLGKPTGGES; encoded by the coding sequence ATGGCGACGATTCACGTGGACGGAAAAACCTACGAGGTCAACGGGGCGCACAACCTGCTCCAGGCCTGCCTGTCACTGGGCCTGGATATTCCCTACTTCTGCTGGCATCCGGCCATGGGAAGTGTCGGCGCCTGTCGCCAGTGCGCGGTGCGCCAGTACAAGGACAAGGACGATAACAAGGGCGTTCTGGTCATGTCCTGTATGACCCCGGCGGCGGACCAGACCCGAATCGATATCGATGACGAGGAAGCCCGGGCTTTCCGGGCCAGTGTGGTGGAGTGGCTGATGATCAATCACCCCCACGACTGCCCGGTGTGCGAGGAGGGCGGCCATTGCCACCTGCAGGACATGACGGTAATGACCGGCCATGACCGCCGCCGCTACCGGTTCAACAAGCGCACTCGCCGCAACCAGTACCTGGGGCCGTTCATCGCCCACGAAATGAACCGCTGCATTACCTGCTACCGGTGCGTGCGCTTTTACAATGACTACGCCGGTGGCACCGATCTGGGCGCCTTTGGTGCCCGGGACAACATCTACTTCGGACGATACGCCGAAGGCACACTGGAAAGCCCGTTCTCCGGCAACCTCACCGAAGTCTGCCCCACTGGGGTGTTCACCGACCAGAGTCATTCCGATCACTACACCCGAAAGTGGGACCTGCAGTATGCCCCCGGCATCTGCCACCAGTGCGCGGTCGGTTGCAACATCAGCCCCGGGGAACGCTACGGCGAGATTCGCCGCATCGAAAACCGCTACCACGGTGAGGTTAACAGCCACTTCCTCTGTGACCGCGGCCGGTTTGGTTACGGATACGTCAACCGCGCCGACCGGCCGCGGGTTCCGGAATGGACCGAACGGCCGGGGCAGGAGGCCGTGACGCTGGGGGTGGATCCGGCCCTGGAGCGTATCACCGGCGCCCTGCGTCAGGCCCGGCGCATCATCGGCATCGGATCGCCCCGGGCCAGTCTGGAAAGCAATCACCAGCTATTGGCCATGGTGGGGCCGGAAAACTTTTCCACCGGGATAGAGTCCCGGGAGCAGGCGTGCCTGGCCATAATGAACCGGCTGCAGGAAACGTCGGGACTGCCCACCCCGACACCCCGGGAAATAGAACGCCACGATGCCATTCTGGTGCTGGGCGAGGACCCGGTCCAGAGCGCCGCGCGCCTGGGGCTGAATCTGCGTCAGGCTGTGCTGTCACGGCGGGAAGAACTGGCTGAACAGATCGGCGTGCCGGCCTGGAATGCCGAGGCCGTCAAGACCCTGGGGCAGGACCGGTACCACCCGCTGCACATTGTCTGGCCAGCGCCCACCGAGCTGGACAGTGTCGCTGTCGCCCGCCATGCCCTGGCGCCGGATGATATCGCCCGGCTCGGTTTCGCGGTGGCTCATGCCATCGACCCGGCGGCGCCCCCGGTGGACGGCCTCGACCCGGCCAGCCAGGAGCGGGCCGGAGAAATCGCCGTCAGCCTGTTAAAAGCGGCGCGGCCGCTGGTTGTCAGCGGCGGCTCCCTCGCCAGCGAGGCCATCCTGGAAGCCGCCGGTGCGGTTGCCCGGGCCCTGTCCAGGCGGGCAGCGCAGGGTGGGCTGGTGTTGATCCGGCGGGAGGCCAACAGCACCGGGCTGTCGCTCATGGGGGGGCAGACACTGGACTGGGCGCTGGATGAGTTGAGTGAGGGCCGGGCCGATGCGGTGGTGGTGCTGGAGAACGACCTGTATCAACGCCTGCCCGCCGACCGGGTGGAGCAGGCCCTGGCCCGTGCCAACACCCGCGTGGTGCTGGACCACCAGCGGACGAGAACCGCCGAGGGGGCGGACTTCATCCTGCCTGCTGCCAGTTTCGCGGAAGGGAGCGGAACCCTGGTAAATCTGGAAGGGCGGGCCCAGCGCTTCTTCCGGGTGTTCGAACCGGCCTACCTGCGCCCCGAGACCCGAATTCACGAGAGCTGGCGCTGGTTACACACCCTGGCCGCCGGGCTGCGGGGCGAAGCCCCCGGGGATATCAGCCTGGATCTGGCCACCCGGGCCTGCGCCGGGGCCCATCCAGGCCTGGCCGGGATTGTGGATGCCGCGCCCGGGCCCGATTATCGCATAGAGGGCCTGCGGCTGGCCCGTGAGCCCCAGCGTTACAGCGGCCGCACCGCCATGCGCGCCAACCTCGATGTAAATGAACCCCGCCCGCCACAGGATACCGATACACCCTTCGCTTACTCCATGGAAGGCTACAGCGGATTTGACCGGCCCCGGCAGCAGATACCTTTCGCCTGGGCGCCGGGCTGGAATTCCCCGCAGGCGTGGAACAAGTTCACCGATGAAGTGGGCGGTCACCTGCGCGGAGGGGACCCGGGCGTAAGATTGATTCGGCCTCAGCCCGGCCATCGCGAATACCCCGACCCGGTCTTTGATGACGGCGCCACTGACAGCAACGGGCTGCGGGCGCTGGTGTTGCCACGGGTGTTCGGGGGGGAGGAAACGTCTGCCCGGGCTGAACCTGTCCGGCAGCGGATGACCGCGCCGGTGGTCATCCTGGCCCGCCCGGATGCCGAGGCGCTGGGCGTGCGCGACGGCGACAGCCTGACGCTGCTTGGTGTGCGCGAGGGCGACAGCCTGATGCTGTTTGGCGGTCCGGCCATTACGGTATCGGAGCAGGAAGACTGGCCCCCCGGCTGGGCTGGCCTGCCCGCGGGATTGTTGCCCGGCCTGGGGCAGGGCGCGACACTCACTTTAGGAAAACCCACGGGAGGTGAGTCATGA
- the nuoH gene encoding NADH-quinone oxidoreductase subunit NuoH yields the protein MSWWTPQLAATLWAMFQALVILLAVVVVGAALTVVERRLLGLWQDRYGPNRVGPFGTLQLIADMLKIFFKEDWTPPFASRALFMLAPNLAFASLLLSFVIIPITPGWGVADMHIGLLFFLALAGINVYAVLIGGWASGNKYALLGALRASAQTLSYEVFMGLSLMGVVAMAGSFNLRDIVAAQEGLWFVIPQFLGFVTFLIAGIAVTHRHPFDQPEAEQELADGYHVEYSGMKFGMFFIGEYVGMVLVSALIVTLFFGGWQGPWLPPIVWFALKTSFFLMLFILLRASLPRPRYDRVMSFGWRVCLPLTLVNLLATGAVLLLTGS from the coding sequence ATGAGCTGGTGGACTCCGCAACTGGCAGCCACTCTCTGGGCCATGTTCCAGGCGCTGGTGATCCTGCTTGCCGTGGTCGTGGTGGGAGCGGCACTGACCGTGGTCGAACGTCGGCTGCTGGGCCTCTGGCAGGATCGTTATGGTCCCAACCGGGTAGGGCCATTCGGCACTCTTCAACTGATTGCCGATATGCTGAAGATCTTTTTCAAGGAAGACTGGACTCCGCCCTTTGCCAGCCGCGCCCTGTTTATGCTGGCACCCAACCTTGCCTTCGCTTCCCTGCTGCTGTCTTTCGTTATTATCCCCATAACACCGGGGTGGGGGGTGGCGGACATGCACATCGGGCTGCTGTTCTTCCTCGCGCTGGCCGGCATCAACGTCTACGCGGTGTTAATCGGTGGCTGGGCCAGTGGCAATAAGTATGCCTTGCTCGGCGCGTTGCGAGCCTCGGCCCAGACCCTGTCCTACGAAGTGTTCATGGGGCTGTCGCTCATGGGTGTGGTGGCCATGGCCGGCTCCTTCAACCTGCGCGACATCGTCGCGGCCCAGGAAGGCCTGTGGTTCGTGATTCCCCAGTTCCTGGGTTTCGTCACGTTTCTGATCGCCGGCATCGCGGTGACACACCGCCACCCTTTCGACCAGCCGGAGGCGGAACAGGAACTGGCGGATGGTTACCATGTCGAGTACTCCGGTATGAAGTTCGGCATGTTTTTCATTGGCGAATACGTGGGCATGGTGCTGGTTTCCGCGCTGATCGTGACATTGTTTTTCGGCGGCTGGCAGGGCCCCTGGCTGCCACCCATTGTGTGGTTTGCCCTCAAGACCAGCTTCTTCCTGATGCTGTTTATCCTGCTCCGGGCATCGCTGCCACGGCCCAGGTATGACCGGGTGATGAGCTTTGGTTGGCGGGTGTGTCTGCCGCTGACCCTGGTCAATCTGCTGGCTACCGGGGCGGTGCTGCTACTGACCGGTTCATAG
- the nuoI gene encoding NADH-quinone oxidoreductase subunit NuoI, which produces MRKNKVLSVLWLIPASWSLLRTMWMVFMHGFRKRETVNYPEEEVYLPPRYRGRIILTRDPDGEERCVACNLCAVACPVDCISLQKGEKDDGRWYPEFFRINFSRCIFCGMCEEACPTSAIQLTPDFEMGEYQRQQLVYEKEDLLINGPGKDHDYHFYKVAGMAIAGKDKGEAQNEEVPEDVRTLLP; this is translated from the coding sequence ATGCGTAAAAACAAGGTGTTGTCGGTGTTATGGCTGATACCGGCCAGTTGGTCGCTGCTGCGTACCATGTGGATGGTATTCATGCACGGCTTCCGCAAGCGGGAAACCGTGAACTATCCGGAAGAGGAAGTTTATCTGCCTCCTCGGTACCGGGGCCGCATCATACTCACCCGGGATCCGGACGGCGAAGAACGATGCGTGGCGTGCAACCTTTGCGCGGTGGCCTGCCCGGTGGATTGTATTTCCCTGCAGAAAGGTGAAAAAGACGACGGCCGCTGGTATCCGGAGTTCTTCCGCATCAACTTTTCCCGTTGCATTTTCTGCGGCATGTGTGAAGAGGCCTGCCCCACCTCCGCCATCCAGTTGACACCGGATTTCGAGATGGGCGAGTACCAGCGTCAGCAGTTGGTGTACGAGAAGGAAGATCTGCTGATCAACGGCCCCGGCAAGGACCACGACTACCACTTTTACAAGGTTGCCGGCATGGCTATCGCCGGCAAGGATAAAGGTGAGGCACAGAACGAGGAGGTCCCGGAGGATGTCCGTACGCTTTTACCCTGA
- the nuoJ gene encoding NADH-quinone oxidoreductase subunit J, with protein sequence MELGFYLSGLVAVLATVGLISGSSPVHAVVYLIVSLIAVALVFFALGAPFAGALEIIVYAGAIMVLFVFVVMMLNLRPEAKRDPLWQRPGYWLGPSLLALVLLVALVALIGDGQAGMTIDGELITARDIGLTLFGPWLIVVELAAILLLAALVTASHVGRRNKPRGNRNRGGTR encoded by the coding sequence ATGGAACTGGGATTCTACCTTAGCGGCCTGGTGGCGGTGCTGGCCACGGTCGGTCTTATCAGCGGCTCCAGTCCGGTGCATGCGGTGGTGTACCTGATTGTTTCGCTGATTGCCGTCGCCCTGGTGTTCTTCGCCCTGGGCGCGCCCTTTGCCGGTGCTCTCGAGATTATCGTCTATGCCGGCGCCATAATGGTGCTGTTCGTGTTCGTGGTGATGATGCTCAACCTGCGTCCGGAGGCCAAGCGGGATCCCCTGTGGCAACGTCCGGGCTACTGGCTCGGGCCGTCGCTGCTGGCTCTGGTGTTGCTGGTGGCGCTGGTGGCGCTGATCGGCGACGGGCAGGCAGGCATGACCATTGACGGTGAGCTGATAACCGCCCGGGACATCGGCCTCACCCTGTTCGGCCCATGGCTGATAGTGGTGGAACTGGCCGCCATTCTGCTGCTGGCGGCGCTGGTGACGGCGTCCCACGTGGGCCGGCGCAACAAACCCCGGGGCAATCGCAACCGTGGAGGCACCCGATGA
- the nuoK gene encoding NADH-quinone oxidoreductase subunit NuoK produces the protein MTGIPMEHGLILAVILFSLGLAGLMLRRSMLFVLMSLEVMLNAAALAFVVGSTAWNQPDGQAMFLLVITLAAAEASVGLALMIQLYQRFRSLELHEVSRMRG, from the coding sequence ATGACTGGTATCCCGATGGAGCATGGCCTGATCCTGGCCGTTATTCTTTTCAGCCTGGGGTTGGCCGGGTTGATGCTGAGGCGCAGTATGCTGTTCGTTCTCATGAGCCTGGAAGTCATGCTCAATGCCGCCGCGCTGGCCTTTGTGGTGGGCAGCACCGCCTGGAACCAGCCGGACGGGCAGGCCATGTTCCTGCTGGTCATCACCCTGGCGGCAGCCGAGGCCAGCGTCGGCCTGGCGCTGATGATACAGCTTTACCAGCGTTTCCGTTCACTTGAGCTGCACGAAGTCAGCAGGATGCGTGGATGA
- the nuoL gene encoding NADH-quinone oxidoreductase subunit L has product MMMAATLLSFLLPLAGAIVLGFSGGRLGPRASAAIGVGSVGLAALATAWALLTFSGDSQGFTLWTWVSVGEFQPTMGVVVDRLSLVMMSIITGVGFLIHLFAVWYMVGEAGITRFYAWMNLFVFSMLVLVLADNLLLLFLGWEGVGLCSYGLIGYYYQNEANGRAAFKAFIVTRTGDVFLALGLFLIFVELGTLDIGLVLEQAPRVWAEGSVTANLAALLVLGGALGKSAQVPLHTWLPDAMAGPTPVSALIHAATMVTAGVYLIARLNGLFLLAPDVMWLVGIIGALSLLLAAFAALAQTDIKRVLAYSTMSQIGYMFLALGVGAFDAAIFHLMTHAFFKALLFLSAGAVIISCHHEQDLSRLGGLWRKLPVAYAGFLAGGASLVALPLVTAGFFSKDEILWQAMASGHYGLFAAGLTGAVLTGLYTVRLILGIFHGQPRSDHARHPRPGTSPLRHHLPLAILAVLSTFVGAWLYPGLEVVFPPPPDDATNAGHTLFQFLATGAVLAGLALAGWLFLARRRWLDAKVGRGLGARLWILFNRAWGFDALFDRTLVRPWQALVRVLRFDFINLGMNLPAVIARLCNAGLVRSQDGQLRTYAKVMVFGATVILVGLVMTQGGGA; this is encoded by the coding sequence ATGATGATGGCTGCGACTTTACTGTCATTTCTGTTACCTCTGGCCGGTGCCATTGTTCTCGGCTTTTCCGGCGGGCGGCTGGGACCGCGGGCCAGCGCGGCCATTGGCGTGGGCAGCGTGGGGCTGGCCGCGCTGGCCACCGCCTGGGCCCTGCTGACCTTCTCCGGCGACAGCCAGGGCTTCACGCTCTGGACCTGGGTTTCCGTGGGCGAGTTCCAGCCGACCATGGGCGTGGTGGTTGATCGTCTCTCGCTGGTCATGATGTCGATCATCACCGGCGTGGGTTTCCTGATTCACCTGTTCGCTGTCTGGTACATGGTGGGCGAGGCCGGTATAACCCGCTTCTATGCCTGGATGAACCTGTTTGTGTTCAGCATGCTGGTGCTGGTGCTGGCCGATAACCTGCTGTTGCTGTTTCTCGGTTGGGAAGGCGTTGGCCTTTGCAGCTACGGCCTTATCGGCTACTACTATCAGAACGAAGCTAATGGGCGGGCGGCGTTCAAGGCGTTTATCGTGACCCGCACAGGTGACGTATTCCTTGCCCTGGGGCTGTTCCTGATCTTCGTGGAACTCGGCACCCTCGATATCGGATTGGTGCTGGAGCAGGCACCACGGGTCTGGGCCGAGGGGAGTGTCACTGCCAATCTTGCGGCCTTGCTGGTCCTTGGCGGTGCCCTGGGCAAGTCTGCACAGGTGCCGCTGCACACCTGGCTGCCGGATGCCATGGCAGGCCCCACTCCGGTGTCGGCCCTGATCCACGCGGCCACCATGGTGACCGCCGGCGTTTATCTGATTGCACGCCTGAACGGGCTGTTCCTGCTGGCACCGGATGTGATGTGGCTGGTGGGCATCATCGGAGCCCTGTCGCTGTTGCTGGCGGCCTTCGCGGCCCTGGCCCAGACCGACATCAAGCGGGTGCTGGCCTATTCCACCATGAGCCAGATCGGCTACATGTTCCTGGCGCTGGGGGTCGGGGCGTTTGACGCGGCCATTTTTCACCTGATGACCCACGCCTTCTTCAAGGCATTGCTGTTCCTTTCAGCTGGGGCCGTTATCATCAGTTGCCACCATGAACAGGATCTGAGCCGGCTGGGTGGGCTCTGGCGCAAACTGCCGGTCGCCTATGCCGGTTTCCTGGCGGGGGGCGCGTCGCTGGTGGCATTGCCGCTGGTAACCGCGGGCTTCTTCAGCAAGGACGAGATTCTCTGGCAGGCCATGGCCTCGGGCCACTACGGACTGTTCGCGGCGGGTCTGACCGGAGCCGTGCTAACCGGCCTGTACACGGTGCGGCTGATCCTGGGCATTTTTCATGGCCAGCCCCGCAGTGATCATGCACGCCATCCCCGGCCGGGCACCAGTCCCCTCAGGCATCACCTGCCTTTGGCAATCCTGGCCGTGCTTTCCACCTTCGTTGGTGCCTGGCTGTACCCGGGGCTTGAGGTGGTGTTCCCGCCGCCCCCCGATGATGCCACGAACGCCGGCCACACCCTGTTTCAGTTCCTGGCGACCGGAGCGGTGCTTGCTGGCCTGGCTCTGGCTGGCTGGCTGTTCCTGGCGCGGCGCCGGTGGCTTGACGCAAAGGTCGGTCGGGGCTTGGGGGCGCGGCTCTGGATCCTGTTCAACCGGGCCTGGGGCTTCGATGCCCTGTTCGACCGGACACTGGTCCGGCCCTGGCAGGCCCTGGTACGCGTGCTGCGTTTCGACTTTATTAACCTGGGGATGAACCTGCCGGCCGTGATTGCCCGCCTGTGCAATGCGGGCCTGGTGCGGTCCCAGGACGGCCAGCTGCGGACTTACGCCAAAGTGATGGTATTCGGTGCCACGGTGATACTGGTTGGCCTGGTAATGACTCAGGGAGGTGGCGCATGA
- the nuoM gene encoding NADH-quinone oxidoreductase subunit M, producing MILFWLILIPFLGGMLCWHSERWGEQAPRWIALATMLFVLAVSVVLWAGGDFSAYGTGERPWLLEWRVPWIPRFGIEIHLALDGLSLILIALTGFLGALAVLCSWKEIVERVGFFHLNLLFVLGGVVGVFLALDLLLFFLFWEVMLVPMYFLIALWGHSGSPGQTRIRAATRFFIYTQASGLLMLVAILALVFVHYTSSGEITFSYDALLNADVPDNLSFWIMLGFFIAFAVKLPVVPFHGWLPDAHAQAPTAGSVDLAGILLKTAAYGMLRFAIPLFPEQSQAFAPVAMALGVVGIIYGAVLACGQQDIKRLIAYASISHMGFVLIAVYSGSELAIQGAIVLMVAHAFSSAALFILSGQLFERIHTRDMRRMGGLWGRIPVLPGVTLFFLAASLGMPATANFLGEFMVLFGTFRSAPVVVVIASAGLVLGAIYSLLMMQRVHFGREQQPGLLAGPDVREYGMMLALIGLTLAVGLNPQPLLDTTASMVRPVADLFMAGPVRAGGMN from the coding sequence ATGATTCTGTTCTGGCTGATTCTGATTCCCTTCCTCGGTGGCATGCTGTGCTGGCACTCGGAGCGTTGGGGCGAACAGGCGCCGCGCTGGATTGCCCTGGCCACCATGCTGTTCGTGCTGGCGGTCAGCGTCGTGCTTTGGGCAGGCGGTGATTTCAGCGCCTATGGCACCGGCGAGAGACCGTGGCTGCTGGAGTGGCGAGTCCCCTGGATTCCTCGTTTTGGCATCGAGATTCATCTGGCTCTGGACGGCTTGTCGCTGATCCTGATTGCGCTGACCGGCTTTCTGGGTGCCTTGGCGGTACTTTGCTCATGGAAAGAGATTGTCGAGCGGGTGGGCTTTTTTCATCTGAATCTGCTGTTTGTTCTGGGCGGCGTGGTGGGTGTGTTTCTGGCGCTGGACCTGCTCCTGTTCTTCCTGTTCTGGGAAGTGATGCTGGTACCCATGTATTTTCTGATTGCCCTCTGGGGGCACAGCGGCTCCCCGGGGCAAACCCGGATTCGTGCCGCCACCCGCTTCTTCATCTACACCCAGGCCAGCGGCCTGCTGATGCTGGTGGCGATCCTTGCGCTGGTGTTCGTGCATTACACCAGCTCCGGCGAGATAACCTTCAGCTATGACGCACTGTTGAACGCCGACGTGCCCGACAATCTGTCCTTCTGGATTATGCTCGGGTTTTTTATTGCCTTTGCGGTGAAGCTGCCTGTCGTGCCTTTTCATGGCTGGCTGCCGGATGCGCACGCCCAGGCGCCCACTGCCGGCAGCGTGGACCTTGCGGGCATTCTGCTGAAAACCGCCGCCTACGGCATGCTGCGCTTTGCGATTCCGTTGTTTCCGGAACAGTCCCAGGCCTTTGCGCCGGTGGCCATGGCGCTGGGGGTCGTGGGTATTATTTACGGCGCGGTCCTGGCCTGCGGCCAGCAGGATATCAAGCGGCTGATTGCCTATGCCAGCATATCCCATATGGGGTTCGTGCTGATTGCCGTTTATTCCGGATCCGAACTGGCGATCCAGGGCGCAATCGTACTCATGGTGGCCCATGCGTTCTCCAGTGCCGCTCTGTTCATTCTCAGTGGCCAGCTCTTTGAACGCATTCATACCCGGGATATGCGTCGCATGGGCGGGCTCTGGGGCCGCATACCGGTGTTGCCCGGCGTGACCTTGTTTTTCCTGGCGGCCTCTCTGGGGATGCCCGCCACGGCCAATTTCCTTGGCGAGTTCATGGTACTGTTCGGTACCTTCCGCAGCGCTCCGGTGGTGGTGGTCATCGCCAGCGCCGGGCTGGTGCTTGGCGCGATCTATTCACTGCTGATGATGCAGCGGGTGCATTTCGGTCGCGAACAACAACCGGGCCTGCTCGCGGGTCCGGATGTGCGGGAGTACGGCATGATGTTGGCCTTGATCGGACTCACCCTGGCAGTGGGCCTGAATCCGCAACCCCTGCTTGATACCACGGCGTCAATGGTCCGGCCGGTGGCGGACCTGTTCATGGCGGGCCCGGTCCGGGCAGGAGGGATGAACTGA
- the nuoN gene encoding NADH-quinone oxidoreductase subunit NuoN yields the protein MMLTLIDLVGLLPLLIVASTAVLVMLGVAWRRHHGGTAAVTVSGLALALASLPLASAAPSSPPLMIFDGLALMGSALVLVSGLFIAAMSHGYLAGYRGPREEFYLLLLCAVTGALGLVASNHLATLFISLELLSMPLYGMVAYSFRTERSLEAGIKYLILSAAATAFLLFGMALIYARTGHLELTALAAGVAGSPDPWILGGAALLLVGLGFKLSIIPFHQWTPDVYQGGLAPATTVLATVSKLAVFLVLLRLVLVAPVFGSGWLLGLISLLALLSMFGGNLLALFQPDLKRLLGYSSIAHMGYLLVAVIVGGPLALETTGVYLFTYIVATMGAFGVIMHVSGTGSGEDASGLHHYRGLFWHSPWLAALLTLSMLSLAGIPLTAGFFGKFYIIALGVEGSRWWLVGGIVIGSVIGLFYYLRVIVTLYLREPGMQQAVADAGRGRVEKLALLIVAVSILLLGIYPVPFIDWVAGLAWAA from the coding sequence CTGATGCTGACCCTGATCGATCTTGTGGGGCTGCTGCCCCTGCTTATTGTCGCCTCGACAGCCGTACTGGTAATGCTGGGCGTCGCCTGGCGACGCCACCACGGTGGTACCGCGGCGGTCACTGTCAGCGGTCTGGCCCTGGCCCTGGCGAGCCTGCCGCTGGCCTCGGCCGCGCCCTCTTCGCCGCCGCTGATGATCTTTGACGGCCTTGCCCTCATGGGCAGCGCGCTGGTGTTGGTGAGCGGCCTGTTTATCGCCGCCATGAGCCATGGTTACCTGGCCGGCTACAGGGGGCCGCGGGAAGAGTTTTACCTGTTGTTGCTTTGCGCGGTAACAGGTGCCCTGGGCCTTGTGGCCAGCAACCACCTGGCCACCCTGTTCATCAGCCTTGAATTGCTGTCGATGCCTTTGTACGGCATGGTGGCGTACAGTTTCCGGACAGAACGGTCCCTGGAGGCGGGGATCAAATACCTCATATTGTCCGCCGCCGCCACCGCCTTTCTGCTGTTTGGCATGGCGTTGATCTATGCCCGCACCGGCCACCTTGAGCTGACGGCACTCGCCGCGGGGGTTGCTGGCAGTCCGGACCCCTGGATTCTGGGCGGCGCCGCACTGTTACTGGTGGGGCTGGGGTTCAAGTTGTCCATCATACCGTTTCACCAGTGGACACCGGACGTATACCAGGGAGGTCTGGCGCCGGCGACCACTGTGCTGGCCACGGTGAGCAAACTGGCGGTGTTTCTGGTATTGCTGCGGCTGGTACTGGTGGCCCCGGTCTTCGGCAGTGGATGGCTCCTTGGCCTGATCAGCCTGCTGGCTCTTCTCAGCATGTTCGGTGGCAACCTGCTGGCCCTGTTCCAGCCTGACCTGAAGCGCCTGCTGGGCTACTCTTCCATCGCCCATATGGGCTACCTGCTGGTGGCCGTTATAGTAGGTGGCCCCCTGGCGTTGGAAACCACCGGGGTTTACCTGTTCACCTATATTGTGGCCACCATGGGGGCGTTTGGCGTGATTATGCATGTCTCCGGCACTGGCAGTGGCGAGGATGCCTCCGGGTTGCACCATTACAGGGGACTGTTCTGGCACAGCCCCTGGCTGGCAGCATTATTGACTCTGAGCATGTTGTCCCTGGCCGGCATTCCGCTGACCGCCGGATTCTTCGGTAAATTCTATATCATCGCCCTGGGTGTGGAAGGCAGCCGGTGGTGGCTTGTTGGAGGGATCGTTATCGGCAGCGTTATCGGGCTGTTCTACTACCTGAGGGTGATCGTCACCCTGTATCTGCGCGAACCGGGTATGCAGCAGGCGGTGGCGGATGCCGGCCGGGGTCGGGTAGAGAAGCTCGCCCTTCTGATTGTTGCCGTCTCAATACTGCTGCTGGGTATTTACCCGGTGCCGTTTATTGACTGGGTGGCGGGTCTCGCCTGGGCGGCCTGA
- a CDS encoding P-II family nitrogen regulator yields MNTKFCKVTAIFSSLDLKKVEDALIAAGFSGMTVSKTHGRGRYKNYYAKDTMADSVRVEIFTEAEQADEIVDLIARTVHKGLASDGIIAVLPVEDLLHIRDFKEAQ; encoded by the coding sequence ATGAATACGAAGTTTTGCAAAGTGACTGCGATCTTCTCCAGTCTGGACTTGAAGAAAGTAGAGGATGCGCTGATCGCGGCTGGTTTTTCCGGTATGACTGTGTCTAAAACCCATGGCCGTGGCCGATATAAAAACTACTATGCCAAGGACACCATGGCCGATTCCGTTCGCGTGGAGATATTCACGGAAGCCGAGCAGGCAGACGAGATCGTTGACCTCATTGCCCGAACGGTGCACAAGGGGCTTGCCAGCGACGGAATCATAGCCGTGCTGCCGGTGGAAGACCTGCTGCACATCCGTGACTTCAAGGAGGCCCAGTGA